Part of the Candidatus Diapherotrites archaeon genome is shown below.
TCAAATTAATAGAAAAAGAAAAGCCCGATATTGTTATATTCCAATGGTGGACTACTTTTTTAGCCCCTTGCTATTATTTTATTGCAAGAAAAATAAAAGGAAAAACAAAAATTTCAGCAATAACACACCATGTACTGCCCCAGCAAGAAACTGGAAGAAACTTTTATGTATCTTTTGTAATCAATAAATTTTTAACAAAAATGTTCTTCAGGCAAATAGATAATTTTTTGGTGAGATCAAATGCAGATAAAAATAAATTGCTTTCTTTAATGCCTCATGCAAAAGTAGAATGTCTAATTGAACAAACTTTTTTAGAAGAATTTAAACCAAAAAAAAAGGTCAGTAAAAAACAAGCCAGGGAAAAAATTGGTTTAAAAGAGGAAAAAAATTTATTATTTTTTGGTTTTATTAGGTCTTATAAAGGGCTAAGATACCTACTTGAAGCAATGCCTCTAATTTTGAAAAAGCATGATGTAAAATTAATGATTGTTGGCGAGTTCTGGGAAAACAAAAATGAGTATTTAAAGAAAATAGAAAAACTTGGAATAAAAGAAAAAATATTAATTGTAGATAAGTATGTTTCAAATGAAGAAGCAGTACTTTATTTTACTGCTGCAGATGCTGTTGTAATACCCCACACTTATATCAGTGAATCTGGAATAATTCAACTAGCTTATGCATTAAATACCCCAATAATTGCAACCAAAGTCGGTGGCAATCCAGACTTTATTGAAAATAAAAAGACGGGGTTGCTTGTTGAACCGAAAAACCCTAAAAAGCTTGCTGAAGCAATCGACTATTTTTATTCAAATAATTTAGAAAAAAAATTCAAAAAAGCTATGAAGAAAAAAGAAAAAATCTTCAAGTGGAGCAAAGAAAAAGAAAAAATCTTATTAGGAGCAGATTAATTTAATGGAAAGGAGCAAACAGTGAATAAAGGCAGTAAATTTAGTATGTTTCTCATAGGATTCTACGTTTTTGCAGCTGTCAGCACATTAGTTTCATTAAATATTGGAATTTTTTGGCTTAATTCAGCCCTAATTCTTATCTCCAGTATATTTATTGCCTTTTTGTTAATCAGAAAAACAAAAATTAAATTTGAAATTCCCAATTCAGTTTGGGCATTAAGTTTATTGATGATGTTAATTTCAGCATTCCCTCTCTTGTTTTTGCATCCTTTTTACGATGCCAGCGCAGACCCAGCTCAAACTATTATATTAAGGGCACTAAAAGACAAGATACCTCAAACATTTGAACCTTACTCAAATCTAAGTTTTAGTTATCAGTTTGGGTTCCAATTATTCGTAAAACAATTTAATGACTTGTTGCCGATATTACCCGATTATTTTTATAATTGGTTATTTGGGGTCATATTCATGGGTTTATTGCCAGTACTTGCCTATTTTTTAGTTAAACAAATAACGGAAAACACTAATGCAGGGCTTGTTAGTGCAGCAGTATTATTTGGAGCTAAAACAATTTTTCGCGACAGCTTATTAGGAAGCTACGGAGTTATTTTAGGATTAAATTTTCTTATTTTAACAATAATAATGATCCATAGAAACAGTAAACTAAAATTCTTATTTTTTCCAGTTGTATTTGCTCTACACCCGGGCATAGCAATACTTCTACTAATATTTTTGTTCATTTACTTTTTTTTTTACAAAGAAAAAATAAAAGAAAATTTAATTTTGCCTTTAAGTTTATTCCTTGTGTTACCGGCATTATTTATAAACTATCCAGTTCTTGGGAGCGGCGCATTAAATCAATTAAAAATAAGCTTTGAAAACATTTTATCCACTGCCATAGCAATACCTTTCTGGATAGGCTTATTCCCAATGCTCCTACTGTTAGCAGCCTTTTTATTATTTTTCAAAAACATGAAGAAAGTAAAAAAAGAAAAGTTATTTTTCCTGATTACTTTTGCCTTGCCAGTAACATTATTCGCTTTAATGAGATTAGCTGGTTTAGGAATGTTTTATACCTCAAAATTTTTTGAGCTTGTAAATATAGGGGTGGCCGGTTTTGTCGGTTTAGTGATTACGGAAAAAAAACCAAAAAAATTAAGCATTGCCGTTCTCGTAATATGCATTGTTTTTTTTGGAACAATTACTTCAAGCTTTTTTTCAGGAGAACTAATTAAATATCGTATGGGAAGCAAGATCACGAAAGAAGAATATAATTTTGCGTTAGAATTTTACAAAATGGACTCGCGCTTGGAAAGGGTTTTCATAGCAAGTAAAAACTCCGCAAAAATTGCAGAATATTCCAATAAAATTCCCTTTGACCCAATGCAAGGCTGGTTTCTGCCTTATGATGAAATCCAAGTGAGGCAAGACCAAGGATATAAAGAATTAATTATGAAACATGAACAAACAGAAAAAATATTAACTGAAAAATGTACGGCTTGTTTGTACAAATTAGATGTGAAGTATGTGATAATCAACAAAAAAGACTTTGACTGGGAGTTAAAAAAAGAATTACTAATATTTTCAGATAAAAATTTTGAAGTCTACAAGCTAAGGTAAATTAATAGCATACTAACCGTTATTAGTCAAACTAAAATTCGGCTTAATTGACTCCCTAAAAAACAGCAAACCCCCAGCTAAAGCTATTAAAAAATAGCCAACAAAAAGATAAACCAAAGAAAAAGCAATTGCCTGCTCTTTAGCCAACCCAATAAAACTAAACAAAAAAATCAAGGCAGCATCCCTGGTGCCAATACCAGAAATAGAAATAGGAATTATATCAACCAACCTAATTATTGGGATTATTAACGCAACAAAAAATAAACTTGCCTGAATATTCAAAGACAAAATAAGAAAATAATCTGCTATAATTGAAAACAACCAGATAAGCAAAGTCAAAATCAAAGCAAAGATTGAATATTTTGGTTTCTTTTTTAAAATACTTAAACCGTGATAAAAAGAATCAAAATTTACCCTTATTTTTTTCTTATGGGTTTGAGGAACAAAAAAATAAAAAAATGGCCTCAAAATTTTTTTCATAAATTTCTTTTTAAAGAAAAAAATGATGCAAACAAAAGCAGCCAACACGATAGCAAATAGGATGGGTGTAGAAATTAAAACTAAATTAAAAGAAAAAGAAAAAGACAATATTGCAACCAAACCTAAAAGCAACAAAACAACAATATCAAACAACCTGTCAATAAAAACAGTTGAGAAAGACTTACCTAAATTATTCAATTCTTTATCCAAATAAAAAGTTCTAACAAATTCCCCTATTCTGCCAGGGGTAATAATGCCCCAAAAAAAACCAACAAGAAAATACTTGACACAGTAAAAAACAGATTTATTCTTTCCAAAAGGCAAAATTAAAACTCTCCACTTTAACCCCTTAATAAACAAAACAAAAAAGGTTAAAAAAAGATAAAAGGAAAAGAACAGAAGATTAATCTTGTAGATATATGAAAAAGATTTTGAAATATCTAATTTAAGTAAAATATAAATAAACAAAAGCAAACCTATTATGACAAAAAATCTTTTTTTAAAAATCATTAATTAGCACTCAAAATTAATTTATTTTACTGTTAACCCTTAGCTTTATGGCGCGATAAAAAAAGAAGGGAATTTCCCTTAAAGAGAGTTTTGATTTTCCGCCCCTCCTTGCATCAAAAATGGTTGGAATCTCAGTTATTTTAAAGCCTTTTTTGTTAATTCTTAAAAGTATCTCTGAAAGAAATTCATAACCCCTTGATTCTATTCCATCTATATCTATTGATTTAAGCACATCTGTCTTATACGCCCTATAAGCATTTGTGACATCTGTAACCGGCAAATTTAAGATAAGTTTAACCAAAAAATTAGCTCCTTTACTCATTATGCCCCTGTAAAAAGGCCTGTTCTTGAAGCCCCCCCCCTTACTGTATCTAGTTCCAATAACAACATCAAAACCATCGTTGATCTTATTAATAAAATCAATAATATATTTTGGGTTATGAGAAAAATCGGCATCCATCCCAAATATCAAGTCAGAATTTAACTCAAAAGCCTTTTTGAAACCCGCAATATAAGCGACCCCTAAGCCTTCCTTCTTTTTTCTTTCAAGCAAAAAAACATTTTTGTTTGATTTCATTATTTTTTTTACCTCAAAACCGGTTCCATCCGGAGAAGTGTCATCGACAACAAGAATTTTTCCTTTGATTTTATTTTTTTTAAATTCCTTTAAAATTTCATTAATCAAAAGCCTTATATTATTTCTTTCATTGTAAGTTGGAATAACAATCAAAACTTTCATTGCTTTACCACCAACAAAAAAACATTGTAAACCAACACATATTTTTTACAGAAGACTTTTAATACTTTTGAAATAATTTATGGTGAGGGCTAACCCGTAATCTAATTTAACTGTGGGCTCCCAATGCAATAACTTTTTTGCTTTTGAAATGTCAGGTCTCCTTTTTGTTGCGTCATCAGCAGGCAGAGGCCTGAAAACAATCTTTGATTTTGATTTAGTTAACCCGACTAGTTTTTGAGCCAACTCAAGTATTGTGAATTCGCCAGGATTACCTAAATTTATTGGACCCGATTCATTTGAATCCATCATTTTAAGGAGGCCTTCAACCATGTCAGAAATATAACAGAAGGAGCGCGTTTGCTTTCCGCTGCCGTAAACAGTCAAAGGCTTTCCTTTCAACGCCTGCATGATGAAATTAGGAACAACCCTTCCATCATCCAAATCCATTCTAGGGCCATAAGTATTGAAAATCCTGACAATCTTTGTATCCAAATTTTTTTTCCTGTAATAAGCCATAATCAAAGCCTCAGAGAAACGCTTTGATTCGTCATAGGAGGACCGCAAGCCAATCGGGTTAACATTGCCCCAATAGCTTTCAGGCTGAGGATGCACAGAAGGGTCACCATATACTTCTGAGGTTGAAGTATGCAAGAATTTAGTCTTATTCTTTACAGCCAAATCCAACATGTTCTTTGTTCCAATCGAGCCAACCATCAAAGTCTCAATAGACCAGTTCTGGTAATGCACAGGGGAAGCAACAGAAGCAAGATTAAAGATTTCGTCAAACCCTTCCTTGAATTTTAATGGCTTGCAGATGTCTGCCTTGATAAACTTGAAATTTTTGTTTTTGATTAAATGGGAGATATTTCTTTTTTTCCCTGTAATCAAATTGTCAATACAAACAACTTTGTTGCCCCCTTCAATTAATGCATCGCACAAATGGCTTCCAATGAATCCTGCGCCGCCTGTAACAAGAACTGAATTCATTTTCTTTCCACAACTTCCTTCAGGTAATTCAAGAACTCTTCTCTCAGGTCAGGCCTCTGCAAAGCAAATTCCACTGTTGCCTTCAAGTAGGTTATTTTATCTCCGACAGTAAGCCATTGGCCGTCAGTAATATTGAATGCAACCATCCTTTCCTTTTTGTTTAATTTTCTTAAAGCGTCAGTCAATTGAAGCTCGTTTCCTGCGCCGAAAGGGGTGCTCTCAAGAATGCCAAAAATTTCCGGCTTTAAAATATATCTTCCAACAATCGCGAGATTGCTTGGGGCTTCCTTTACGGAAGGCTTTTCAATCAAATCCTCAACCAAAAGGTCTCCATTACTTTTATTGTACTTAATTACCCCATATAATGGAATTTTATCTTGGGGCACAGCATAAACAGAGAGAACACAAGAATGGTATCTTTCATACAATTCAATCAAATGCTGAATGCAAGGCTTCTTTGAAAGAATCAAGTCATCACCCAAAAAAACAGCAAAAGGCTCATCATCAATATGCTTTTTGGCGCAGAGGATTGCATGGCCTAAACCTAATGGTTCTTTCTGCCTTACATAATAAATGTCTGCCATGTTCTCAATCTTATCTAATTCCTCAAGCATTAAATGATTCCTCTTTGATTCAAGCAGAGAATTCAATTCAACACTTTTATCGAAATGGTCCTCAATGGCTCTTTTAGTCCGCCCAGTGATAATTACAATGTCATCAATTCCGGAAGCAACAGCTTCTTCAACAATGTACTGGATTGCAGGCTTGTCTACAACAGGGAGCATTTCCTTTGGCTGGGCCTTTGTTGCGGGAAGAAATCTTGTGCCCAGGCCGGCAGCAGGAATCACTGCCTTAGTAATAGAAGACTTTTTCAATTAAGCTCACCAGCAAATTCCAGTGTAATTCTTAGGGAACTTCTCCTTAAAAATTCTTCTGCCGTCAAAAACCGGCTTGCCCTTAAAATCCAATTTACTGAAATGAGGCCACTCAGTCACAACAAAAATTATCTCGCTCTCTTTCACGAGCTTTTGGGCAGAATCAAAATAATTCAATTCAGGGAAGAACTTCTTCATGTTCTCTTCGGCCTGAGGGTCATGAGCCAGAATTATTGCGCCCTCCTTATTCAATGCCTCAATAATCTTTATAGCCCTGCTCTCTCTCACGTCATCTGTCCCAGGCTTAAATGCAAGCCCCAAAAGGCCAACCCTTTTGCCTTTAAGCGAATGCTTCTTTTTCGCTAATTCAATCAATTTATTTGGCTGGCCTTCATTCACCTTAACCACAGACTCAAGAAGCGAAGCATCCAAACCCAATTCCTTTGCTTTTGAGATCAAAGCACTAACATCCTTGGGAAAACAAGAGCCCCCCCAACCAAGACCTGCATTCAGGAAATGCCTTCCAATCCTCTTGTCCAAACCCATTCCCTCTGCAACCCTGTAAACGTCAATGTTTAAGGCCTTGCACATATTGCCTATCTCATTAATAAAAGAAATCTTGGTTGAAAGGAAAGAATTCGAAGCATACTTGATCATTTCAGCTTCGGTAGGGTCAGTGAAAAGAATATGAGAATTAAAATTCGAATACAATTCCTTCATAACCTTCTTTTCTTTCTCCCCCACCACACCAACAACAATCCTGTCAGGCTTAAGGAAGTCATCCAATGCAACGCCCTCCCTCAAAAACTCAGGGTTCATGCACAAGCCGAAATCCCTTCCAGCTTTCTTTCCTGAGGATTCTTCAAGCAAAGGCTTTACTTCCTCCATTGTAGTGCCAGGCACAACAGTGCTTTTAATCACAACAATATGGAATTTACTTGAATTCTTCAAAAAATTGCCTACGCCCATTGCAACGCTCTTCACAAAGCTAAGGTCACATTTTCCTGCATCATCGCAGGGCGTTCCAACACAAATAAAACTCGCATCAGAATCATTCAAGGCCTTATTCAAATCAGTTACAGGAAACAAATTTTTGTTCAAAGTCTTCTGGATTGCCTCTTCCAAGCCTTCCTCGAAAATAGGGCTCTTGCCTTTCCTAATCAATTCAATTTTATCCTTGTTATTATCATAACAATAGACTTTATGGCCTTTTAAAGCCAAGCCAACGCCCGAAACCAAACCGACATATCCTGTGCCGACAACAGTAACATTCAATTATATCACCTTGAAACAATACAATAGGAATTAAGGGAAAGAAAAGCTTTAAAAAAAGTATTACATCATATTAAGTATGATAAGGTATGAGAGACAGGATTACAATCACAATAAGGGATGATGTCCTTAAACAGGTTGACAGGAGCATTGACGGCCTCTCCATAAGGAGCAGGAGCCAGGCAATAGAATTCCTGCTCACAAAACTCCTCTCTGACTTCAAGCTCAAAAATGCTTTAGTGCTTGCAGGCGGCAAAAATTCAGCAAAATTCCTTCTTGATTTAAAAGGCAAACCCCTACTTGAAAGGGTTATTGACCAAATCAACAGCTTTCACGTAAGCAATTTTCTGGTTTACACTGACTCAATGAAAGAAAAAATAAAAAAAGAATTTGAAGAAAGAAGGCTGCCCTATAACCTTCAATTCATTGAGTCAGCAAAGCCCTCAGGCACAATTGAGCCGCTTATAAGGGCAAAGAATTACCTGAATGACACATTCCTCCTTGCCTATGGCGATACCTTATGCTCTTTGAATTTGAATGAGATGCTTTCCTTCCACAGGAAAAACAATTCCATTGCAACAATCGCCCTCACAACAGTAAGCAATCCAAAGGAGTACGGTGTTGCAATGCTTGAAGGGGAAAAAATAAGGAAGTTCACGCAAAAGCCCAGGAAAGGCACTGAAAGCTTTCTGGTTAATGCGGGCTTCATGCTGTTCGAGCCGGAAATATTCAAGCACATGAGCAGGGAAATGCATTCACTTGAATCAGACCTTCTGCCCAAACTAGCAGAAAAGAATTTACTGCACGGCTACAGCTTCCAGGGAATGTACCTGAACATCAACACAAGAGAAGACTACGAAAAAGCCAAAATGATGCTTTGAAAAAGGTGATTAAATGTTAAGACTACGAAAAGGCACTTCAATAAAAATTTCAGCAAAAAATGTTTATGTCGTGCGCGGAGGAGCAAAAGATAAAAGGCAGAGATATGCGCAGGCAATTGGCCCATGGATTAACCCAAAAATTGTGTTTCACCCAGAAGCCTTACCAGAATCCAAAAGAACAACAAGGGCTATTGAAATGGGAAAAAAGATTTTTGAGCTGCGACAGCAAACAAGAATAAAAAAAGGAAAACCACCCAGAAAAGTTTTTGAAGCCATAGAAACACAAAGACAAAGAGTTATTATGGGGAAGGATGGGACAACCATACATATTTATTCATCAGAGTATACACCTTACGCTTACGCAAAAACAGATTTAGCAAGGCAAGGTGTGAGAAGAAAAATTCTTTTAAGAAAAGGAAAACTTGAAAAAGTTTATCCTCACTTGGCTCCAGCAGGGGCAGGAGTCCTTTCAATAGGTGGTAAATAGATAATTATTCCTTTTAGAAGTGCAACTGTTGCAACCTTCCCAAACAAGTATCATGTTGTTTCAGGTATGGCAGATATTTATCCCCACACCGGAAAACAGAGACAGCATGAAAAGCCGCATGAAACAGCAACAAGAGAAGTGGCTGAGGAAATTGGATTTAAAGTCCCTGGAAAAATAAAACAATTCCCGTGGTTTAAAGTACAGAGCGCAGCAAAAGAGATTGGAATTGCAAAAAGAAAGTTCTCTTTTTACGGAGCCAAATTTAAGACTGTTCCAAAAGAAAAAGCGCCTGCTCTTGCAATAGTAAGGGATGTTGTCAATGGAACAATTGAACCATTATATGCGATTGATATAAAAACAAAAGAGCCAGACAAGCTTTTGAAAGAAAAATTTAGTGAGCTTCCAAACGGAATGCTAAGAGTAAAAGAAGCAGAAGACGCGTGGGAAATGAAGTACGCCGCCAAAATTCCAAGAAATTCAAGAAGCATAAAAGAATTCATTGAAAAAAACAAAAAGAGCCTAACCCAAACAGCACTCATATGCCTTTCAATCTATGCCGAAGAACTTGAAAAAACAGGAAAATAAAATTAATTCTTTTCCATCCAGTTTTCCACAAGCCTTTTTTCTTTTAGTATTTCTTCTTCCTTCACGTTGCTGAAGTGCTCGAGGATAATTGGAATTTTCTTTATGCGCTTTATGCTTTTTAGTTTGGACAAAAATTTTGAATTTATTGGAGCGTGAACATCCTGGCCTTTCCTGTTTGAATGCAAGTGCACTTCAAAAATCTTTTCCTGCAATTTCAAAAGCCCACTTAAGGTGCCGTCGCACTGCGCGTGGCCAGTGTCAAAAAGCAGGCCTAATTCAGGGAATTCCTTAAAGACTTTTTTGAATCCCTGAAAGCCTGAAACTAATGCCCCGTCCTGGCTCTTGATGTTCTCAATCGCAATCCTTGTTCCAGATGAATTTTTCTTGAAAAAGAAATCTATTACCTCAAACAAATTTTCAAATGACTCTGCTTTGTTTAATTCCCTCAATTTTACTGCTTCAGCATAACCTTCCTTCTTCCATTCAAGGCCCATTTCATACAAAAAGCCTGGGTGAAAGCCTATTGCTTCGGCTTCAACAATCCTTGCTGCCTTAAGCATGTCCCCTGCAATCAATTTGTTTTCTTTTGTGAGGCCCAGAGAAGGATTAAACCACACCTGCTTTGCTAGGGGAGGAAAAAGGCCATGAATAGTGAAAGCTTTTTCAGGGAACCCCTTTCTAATTTTTTTAATTACTGCAAAAGGGCTTCCTTCGCTTACAGAATACTTGTGCGCTGCACCCAATTCAATTAAACTGAAACCCAATTCAGAGCAATTGATAATTGAATCCCTCAACCCAAAGCCTTTTGTGGCAAAATAACTAGAGCTCAATCCAATCAATCAAAGCACCTGAGAAAGAAATACTTCATTAAATTTAAAAATTAATGCACTCAAAATATTTATGAAAAATTATGAAAAAAGAGGAAAAGGAAAGGGTCACAGTAAACATTGACTCTGCACTGCTCTTAAGAGTGGATAAAATCATAAATGGGAGAGAGATAAGGAACAGGAGCCATGCATTCGAGTCCCTCATAACAAAGGCATTGAACCTGAATTCCATTAATACTGCCTTCGTCCTTGCCGGAGGCAAGGGCACAAGGCTTAAGCCTTTTACTGA
Proteins encoded:
- a CDS encoding UDP-glucose/GDP-mannose dehydrogenase family protein; the encoded protein is MNVTVVGTGYVGLVSGVGLALKGHKVYCYDNNKDKIELIRKGKSPIFEEGLEEAIQKTLNKNLFPVTDLNKALNDSDASFICVGTPCDDAGKCDLSFVKSVAMGVGNFLKNSSKFHIVVIKSTVVPGTTMEEVKPLLEESSGKKAGRDFGLCMNPEFLREGVALDDFLKPDRIVVGVVGEKEKKVMKELYSNFNSHILFTDPTEAEMIKYASNSFLSTKISFINEIGNMCKALNIDVYRVAEGMGLDKRIGRHFLNAGLGWGGSCFPKDVSALISKAKELGLDASLLESVVKVNEGQPNKLIELAKKKHSLKGKRVGLLGLAFKPGTDDVRESRAIKIIEALNKEGAIILAHDPQAEENMKKFFPELNYFDSAQKLVKESEIIFVVTEWPHFSKLDFKGKPVFDGRRIFKEKFPKNYTGICW
- a CDS encoding TIM barrel protein, producing MIGLSSSYFATKGFGLRDSIINCSELGFSLIELGAAHKYSVSEGSPFAVIKKIRKGFPEKAFTIHGLFPPLAKQVWFNPSLGLTKENKLIAGDMLKAARIVEAEAIGFHPGFLYEMGLEWKKEGYAEAVKLRELNKAESFENLFEVIDFFFKKNSSGTRIAIENIKSQDGALVSGFQGFKKVFKEFPELGLLFDTGHAQCDGTLSGLLKLQEKIFEVHLHSNRKGQDVHAPINSKFLSKLKSIKRIKKIPIILEHFSNVKEEEILKEKRLVENWMEKN
- the galU gene encoding UTP--glucose-1-phosphate uridylyltransferase GalU; the protein is MKKSSITKAVIPAAGLGTRFLPATKAQPKEMLPVVDKPAIQYIVEEAVASGIDDIVIITGRTKRAIEDHFDKSVELNSLLESKRNHLMLEELDKIENMADIYYVRQKEPLGLGHAILCAKKHIDDEPFAVFLGDDLILSKKPCIQHLIELYERYHSCVLSVYAVPQDKIPLYGVIKYNKSNGDLLVEDLIEKPSVKEAPSNLAIVGRYILKPEIFGILESTPFGAGNELQLTDALRKLNKKERMVAFNITDGQWLTVGDKITYLKATVEFALQRPDLREEFLNYLKEVVERK
- a CDS encoding UDP-glucuronic acid decarboxylase family protein, whose amino-acid sequence is MNSVLVTGGAGFIGSHLCDALIEGGNKVVCIDNLITGKKRNISHLIKNKNFKFIKADICKPLKFKEGFDEIFNLASVASPVHYQNWSIETLMVGSIGTKNMLDLAVKNKTKFLHTSTSEVYGDPSVHPQPESYWGNVNPIGLRSSYDESKRFSEALIMAYYRKKNLDTKIVRIFNTYGPRMDLDDGRVVPNFIMQALKGKPLTVYGSGKQTRSFCYISDMVEGLLKMMDSNESGPINLGNPGEFTILELAQKLVGLTKSKSKIVFRPLPADDATKRRPDISKAKKLLHWEPTVKLDYGLALTINYFKSIKSLL
- a CDS encoding polyprenol monophosphomannose synthase, with protein sequence MKVLIVIPTYNERNNIRLLINEILKEFKKNKIKGKILVVDDTSPDGTGFEVKKIMKSNKNVFLLERKKKEGLGVAYIAGFKKAFELNSDLIFGMDADFSHNPKYIIDFINKINDGFDVVIGTRYSKGGGFKNRPFYRGIMSKGANFLVKLILNLPVTDVTNAYRAYKTDVLKSIDIDGIESRGYEFLSEILLRINKKGFKITEIPTIFDARRGGKSKLSLREIPFFFYRAIKLRVNSKIN
- a CDS encoding lysylphosphatidylglycerol synthase transmembrane domain-containing protein encodes the protein MIFKKRFFVIIGLLLFIYILLKLDISKSFSYIYKINLLFFSFYLFLTFFVLFIKGLKWRVLILPFGKNKSVFYCVKYFLVGFFWGIITPGRIGEFVRTFYLDKELNNLGKSFSTVFIDRLFDIVVLLLLGLVAILSFSFSFNLVLISTPILFAIVLAAFVCIIFFFKKKFMKKILRPFFYFFVPQTHKKKIRVNFDSFYHGLSILKKKPKYSIFALILTLLIWLFSIIADYFLILSLNIQASLFFVALIIPIIRLVDIIPISISGIGTRDAALIFLFSFIGLAKEQAIAFSLVYLFVGYFLIALAGGLLFFRESIKPNFSLTNNG
- a CDS encoding glycosyltransferase family 4 protein; protein product: MKVIVIGPIKPFRGGISHSNTITCTTLSKKHKVKVISFKRLFPKLLFPGRFQKEKVPQPNINIEWIIDTLNPFSWVKAVKLIEKEKPDIVIFQWWTTFLAPCYYFIARKIKGKTKISAITHHVLPQQETGRNFYVSFVINKFLTKMFFRQIDNFLVRSNADKNKLLSLMPHAKVECLIEQTFLEEFKPKKKVSKKQAREKIGLKEEKNLLFFGFIRSYKGLRYLLEAMPLILKKHDVKLMIVGEFWENKNEYLKKIEKLGIKEKILIVDKYVSNEEAVLYFTAADAVVIPHTYISESGIIQLAYALNTPIIATKVGGNPDFIENKKTGLLVEPKNPKKLAEAIDYFYSNNLEKKFKKAMKKKEKIFKWSKEKEKILLGAD
- a CDS encoding sugar phosphate nucleotidyltransferase gives rise to the protein MRDRITITIRDDVLKQVDRSIDGLSIRSRSQAIEFLLTKLLSDFKLKNALVLAGGKNSAKFLLDLKGKPLLERVIDQINSFHVSNFLVYTDSMKEKIKKEFEERRLPYNLQFIESAKPSGTIEPLIRAKNYLNDTFLLAYGDTLCSLNLNEMLSFHRKNNSIATIALTTVSNPKEYGVAMLEGEKIRKFTQKPRKGTESFLVNAGFMLFEPEIFKHMSREMHSLESDLLPKLAEKNLLHGYSFQGMYLNINTREDYEKAKMML